tcaaattcacAAACTTAACTAGAAACGTAATCAAATACAAAACTTACATCATATGTCCATGGACTCCACCCTAAGTACACATATGTTAATACACAATATTAATTTTAGCAGACATTAGCCTGTGGACATTCCCATTGATATATTTCGCATCAGATTATAACAATCACAAATCTTAACTTCTAAAACCTAAATTataaacatataattttttttacaaaaataaaaaataaatatgtataatttaagaggatgaaaaaaataatttttcttaatataatatactgaaataagaaaaaaaagagtgtaATTTTTGTTAACCAAGAACAGTGTAATTGTTTTGGTAACAAAAATTCGAAAATCTCATaccaaaaagaaagaaaaaggaaaagggCTGCGAGGGTTTAGGGCTGGGTTTATTACCTTCAGTTTCTTTCGCTGTGATTTGGTCTCAGTTCTTCGATTTCCTTCACTTTTTGAACTTTTTCTTCGTTGTTTTGCTTCCAAGGGAGAAAAGAAAACCATGTGGTATTTGTGCGTTTTCTTCCACAGGTTGTTGGATTACAGAAAACCCGAAGTGGAATCTCTGGCACAACTCTTTGGAGCCATTGAGGACCCCCGAAACGACGACCTTCCCTTCCAACTGCAATGGAAGCTCCCTCCTAACTACCACACCGATTCCCCTTTCCATTTCGTAAATCTTCCTTCCGAACAACTTGCTCATGACATTGCCGCCCGAAGTCAGTTATTACCGTTGAAtgatttttagtttttgttttatgGGTCTGTTTaaagtttcaatttttaatcctttttttttGGGTGAAAATTTTGTAGGCATACTTGTGAAGGGAATGTATGAGCTGTGGGGGGAAGGGAGTAGCTACGAGGAGTTGAAAGAGTCTGTCTTGAGTTACCCTGATGAGAGGAAGTTGCCGTACTTGGATTCTGATAGCACTTTTAAGATTACTGTTGATGGCTTCGGGAAGGTCATTAGCCTTGAGGAGCAAAAGGAACTCATTCAAGGGCTCTCTTATATTCCTTTCAAGGTTCGTGCGGTGTTCTTTTCATCTGATTGGTGTGAAATTTTTTATCAGCCTATCAGCTTTGGTTGGGCTATGTAGGTTCGGAAAGTATTGGGAAATTTGAGATGATGTCTTGAATGTGGGAAACTATTGTCTTTATGCTTGATCTAGTGGTTAATTGGTTCAAGACAGCCTTTTAAGTGTTTGTTAGTTAGGTTGATTATAAATAATCTCTTGCAATTCTATTCGAGTCTTTGATTTTCACTGCCATTTCATTGGAATGCTGTCTAATATGGTTGAACATGATGGGAACTGCATTGTAGGTTCTGTGAAGGGTTTTCGGATTTATGTCTCAGTTCCACTTTGGTTAAGTGGACTTTTTTAATATCAACTACATTTTCAacaataaaaaccaattttattttatttttatgttataattCATCGAGCGTTTTGAACTTTTTGagtattattttacttttttcaaTCAGGTCGTTTTCCCCATTTGTTTTTTAGTTTAAGAGGTCAGATGGGCTATAATCAATGAAAATTCTCATTATTTACTTGTATTATTTTGCAAGAGTTTATATCCATCATTGGTTGGCCACTTTGTTTGCAGGGGCGTGTAAAGTTGAAAAACCCAGATCACAACTTCTGGCTTATAGAAGTAGATAATTATGGAGGTAATAATGGTCTTCCTCCAATTGTACAAAAGAGAATCTTCTTTGGTCGTGAAGTGGGTGGGGCTGATAGGAAGCTTATACCCACCTATCAGTTAAAAAGCCGTAATTATCTTGGGCCAACAGCCATGGATGCTGAAATGGCTTTTCTAATGGCCAATCAAGCACTAGCTACTTCTGGGAAGCTTGTTTATGACCCTTTTGTTGGAACTGGAAGTGTTCTTGTTGCAGCAGCTCATTTTGGAGCAATGACCATGGTCAGCTTCTTCCTTCCTCTTCTGGGTGATCTTTTTTgcaacttattttattttgcattAATTTTACAATTGATTACTTCCAGGCAAGTTCTTGCCTTTAACAAGAAATGCTCTAATCTTTTTTAGGGTGCTGACATTGACATTAGGGTAGTCCGTGATGGACGTGGTCCTGACTGTAATGTTTGGAGTAATTTTAAGCAGGTAAATGTGCCAAACAAACACTGtcattagttgttataatggaTTTTTGTTAAACATTGTGTTTGTATTGTTAAATTTAGCACCTGAATGATCTATTTTTagcatattttataatttgtatttcaaTCTGATGAACTTATTATGTTGCACATTTTGCAGTATGGATTACCTATGCCTGTTGGTCTTCTAAGGGCGGATAACAACCTTCCTCCTTGGCGTTCTACATTGAAAGAGGTGATTATGTGAAAAGAAAAAATCTTGACCTTATACTTTTGTTCttaattatttatctattatcAGTCTGAAATGAGAACACCCCATTTGCTGTATCTCTTGACTCAAGATTTTCAATGTCAGCAATTTATTGGTGTTTTTGCTGTCTAACtaaataaagtataaaatatcatttattgGGCTTTCTTACTTTCTTTTCAGTAATTGTGCTGTTGACTCTGGATTTCTGTTATTTTTACTAAATTATGCAAGGGATAGATTGTTAGTACTGATGATTTGAATAATGGTGTACTGATGTTTAGCAATAGACTTAATCCTGGACTGCCAATCGTTTTTTCAAATACCTTGCTCTCTGTAAGCCTGCCAGATCTCTTTGGGGTTTAGCATTTGATTATTGAGTCGTGTTTAAAATGACTGTTCAGCAACAACCAAACTTTATGCCCTTATCCCACTATGTGCAATACATATAAGGCCACCCTGAGATCAGAATGCAATCTACCAAATCTTGTTGTTTCTATTACTGTATATAATAGCAGTGTAAAGTATTTTTTACTTCACGACTATCCTCTTCCGAAAGATTTGAATGAAGAGAACCTTAGTGTAAGGTGAATAGTAATATCCGGATTAGATGCAATTGGGTATTAGATAAAATTACAGAAATAAGTTGGCTGTCAAGTTCTGCCACCCGTTGATTTGTACTCGATTTGGCAAGATAACTGGGGCATTATCTctaattttgtttgaaaagaaaatagaacACGTGAAGTGCAAAAAAAATGTTGGTTGCTATTTGTTGATATCTTTGCTATTTGTTAGGTATTTGATGCCATAATATGTGATCCTCCTTATGGAGTACGAGCTGGGGGACGCAAATCTGGTGGTCGGAAGCTGCTAAGGGGGGCTGTGGAACCTTACACTGTTCCTGACGACAAAAGAACAGATCACATACCATCAACTGCACCTTACAGTTTAGTTGAGTGTGTGCATGATTTGCTTGATCTTGCAGCCAAGATGCTTGTAATGGGGGGAAGGCTTGTGTTTTTCTATCCTGTATTGAGAGAAGATGATTTTGCTGAAGACCATTTCCCAGAACATCCCTGTTTTAAGCTGATATCTTTGTCAGAGCAGATCCTTAGTTCACGTTATAGCAGGGTATTACTGACAATGGTGAAGACAGGTCCTTACACAGAGGAAATAGCTGAGGTGGCTAGGATAAGGCACATTGAGTTCAAGGAGAACCATGTAAAGTGGTTAGAAGATGGTAATCTTCATTCTGCAGTTTTCAGTCCAGCTGATGGTCATTTAACGGAGGCTGGTGATCCCAAGCTTATTAAGGATCCAAAGCCTAAATACAGAGGAAAGTATGTTTAGTGTTAACGGGTTAGCTGG
The sequence above is a segment of the Phaseolus vulgaris cultivar G19833 chromosome 2, P. vulgaris v2.0, whole genome shotgun sequence genome. Coding sequences within it:
- the LOC137811811 gene encoding uncharacterized protein — its product is MWYLCVFFHRLLDYRKPEVESLAQLFGAIEDPRNDDLPFQLQWKLPPNYHTDSPFHFVNLPSEQLAHDIAARSILVKGMYELWGEGSSYEELKESVLSYPDERKLPYLDSDSTFKITVDGFGKVISLEEQKELIQGLSYIPFKGRVKLKNPDHNFWLIEVDNYGGNNGLPPIVQKRIFFGREVGGADRKLIPTYQLKSRNYLGPTAMDAEMAFLMANQALATSGKLVYDPFVGTGSVLVAAAHFGAMTMGADIDIRVVRDGRGPDCNVWSNFKQYGLPMPVGLLRADNNLPPWRSTLKEVFDAIICDPPYGVRAGGRKSGGRKLLRGAVEPYTVPDDKRTDHIPSTAPYSLVECVHDLLDLAAKMLVMGGRLVFFYPVLREDDFAEDHFPEHPCFKLISLSEQILSSRYSRVLLTMVKTGPYTEEIAEVARIRHIEFKENHVKWLEDGNLHSAVFSPADGHLTEAGDPKLIKDPKPKYRGKYV